The DNA segment ACCAAAATTTCTGAAAATTCTTATGGAAAACACAACAACAACTGCAGTGTATAAGTCAATTCCAAGCCTTACGCCAAGGAAGATAATAGATATTGATAAAAGTGCATTCAAAAAGAAACCTGAAACAAAAATTGTCAAATCAAATCTTTTGCTTAAGTTTGCAACTATTCCACCCATTATAGAGTCAAACGCTGCAAATATTGCAATGGCAATATAAACCGATGCTTCGGTTGACACATTTATATTAAGAAAATACCCAAGTAGCCCACCTGTTAAAAGGCATATAAGCGCAATAGTCATTTATCTCACCTCTTATTTCCCCAATGCTTCGTTTGCTTTAGCGTTAGTTATTATTTTAGAATGTTTATACTCAATTTTTCCTACATACGCAGGAACAACCATATCACTCTCAACTTTTTTTATCTCGATTTTAATCCAAGGGGAAAGTTCATCAAAAATTCCACCCCTCATTTTAAAACCACTTTCAAGCTGATCAGGGTCGCCTATTGCTTTTATAACAAATGGTGCTGCAACTTTTACACCGTTAATATTAACCACATTACCCACACAACGCACTTCGCTTGTAGCAAGAACTCTCTGGTCGTTAACCGATAAAGCCTCTGCCCCTGCTGCTCTTAGTTCATTCATTACCTTTAAAATATCTTCCTGATGAACTATATAAAGATTTTCGTTCATATTCTGGGTATTCGCACCTTCCCCATCGCTTAGGGTTATTTCAATACCAGGCCCTTCAACCGATACAAGACCTGCTAAAATTTCTGCATTTCTTAAATCTTTAATAAGCATTTCATCGGCATTGGCCTGGGTCTGATACTCATAAATTTCATCTTTATATTCCATAACCTGTTTATATAAAGCCTCATTTTTCTCTTTTTCCAGCCTTAAAAGTTCCTGAGTCTGCCCTACCCTTAACTGAGTGGGATAGGTTGCAACCGAAGTGTTTTTTACAGTTTTAAACTGCAACACTATAAAGAAACTTAAAATCATACAAACAAAGCCGATTGAAATCTGAGCGATTCCTTTTTTCATCTACATTTTCATCCTTTACCTTAGATATTTAAACAAGAAGCGACACATGAGGTTTAACCCAATGACGCTTCTTTTTTAACATTTACTCTGAAATATGACGAAGTTTTTTAGGATTTCTTGCATCTATCTTACCCGTTGCCCCATGAGGCAATTTCTCTAAAACTGCTTTTAGCATGGTAAGTTTACTGTTGATATTATCACTGTTTCCTA comes from the Clostridia bacterium genome and includes:
- a CDS encoding small basic family protein; this translates as MTIALICLLTGGLLGYFLNINVSTEASVYIAIAIFAAFDSIMGGIVANLSKRFDLTIFVSGFFLNALLSISIIFLGVRLGIDLYTAVVVVFSIRIFRNFGIIRSLLLNKWRESVKIKNNGDKEENNIN
- a CDS encoding DUF881 domain-containing protein, producing the protein MKKGIAQISIGFVCMILSFFIVLQFKTVKNTSVATYPTQLRVGQTQELLRLEKEKNEALYKQVMEYKDEIYEYQTQANADEMLIKDLRNAEILAGLVSVEGPGIEITLSDGEGANTQNMNENLYIVHQEDILKVMNELRAAGAEALSVNDQRVLATSEVRCVGNVVNINGVKVAAPFVIKAIGDPDQLESGFKMRGGIFDELSPWIKIEIKKVESDMVVPAYVGKIEYKHSKIITNAKANEALGK